A region of Immundisolibacter sp. DNA encodes the following proteins:
- the kdpA gene encoding potassium-transporting ATPase subunit KdpA: MTTQSWLLLAAYLVVLLAAVKPLGLYIAKLMDAPRWRPLARLEGGVFRLCGIGREEMSWRQYALAVLLFSLVGFIVVYALQRLQLWLPLNPQQMVNVTPDSSFNTAISFVTNTNWQGYGGEATMSYMTQMLGLGVQNFVSAAAGIAVVFALIRGFARHSAQTIGNFWADLYRVTVYLLLPLSFVLALALVSQGVIQNFSAYQEVTTLEPVSYEAARLDDAGQPVTDAAGNAVTETVATSAQTLPMGPAASQIAIKQLGTNGGGFFSVNSAHPFENPTPLSNFLELLAILLIPAALCYTFGRAVGDTRQGWAVLAAMTVIFVGATIAVMSFEQQGNPLLAALGTDQTASALQSGGNMEGKETRHGIGASALWAAATTSASNGSVNAMHDSFTPLGGLVPMVLMQLGEVVFGGVGSGLYGMLVFAMMAVFIAGLMIGRTPEYLGKKIEAFDMKMVAIAILVTPALVLLGTAIAVSASAGTGGVANPGAHGFSEILYAFSSAANNNGSAFAGLGANTPFYNGWLGVAMWLGRFAVIVPVLAIAGSLAAKKRLVQGPGTLPTHGLLFVGLLVGTVLLLGALTYVPALALGPAIEHLILWAGN, encoded by the coding sequence ATGACCACGCAATCCTGGTTGCTGCTCGCGGCTTATCTGGTCGTGCTGCTGGCGGCGGTCAAGCCGCTGGGCCTGTACATAGCCAAGCTCATGGACGCGCCGCGCTGGCGGCCGCTGGCGCGGCTCGAAGGCGGCGTTTTCCGCTTGTGCGGCATCGGCCGTGAGGAGATGAGCTGGCGCCAATATGCCCTGGCGGTGCTGCTGTTCAGTCTGGTCGGATTCATTGTGGTGTACGCGCTGCAGCGGTTGCAGTTGTGGCTGCCGCTCAATCCGCAGCAGATGGTGAATGTCACGCCGGATTCGAGTTTCAACACCGCTATCAGCTTCGTCACCAACACCAACTGGCAGGGTTATGGTGGCGAGGCCACTATGAGCTATATGACGCAGATGCTCGGGCTCGGGGTGCAGAACTTCGTCTCGGCCGCGGCGGGCATCGCGGTGGTGTTCGCCCTGATCCGCGGCTTCGCGCGTCATTCGGCGCAGACCATCGGCAATTTCTGGGCCGATCTGTACCGCGTCACGGTCTATCTGCTGCTGCCCTTGTCGTTCGTTTTGGCACTGGCACTGGTCAGCCAGGGCGTGATCCAGAACTTCTCGGCCTACCAGGAAGTCACCACGCTGGAACCGGTGAGCTACGAGGCAGCGAGGCTCGACGATGCCGGTCAGCCGGTGACGGATGCCGCGGGTAATGCCGTCACCGAGACCGTCGCCACGAGCGCCCAGACCCTGCCGATGGGACCGGCCGCCTCGCAGATCGCCATCAAACAGCTCGGCACCAACGGCGGCGGCTTCTTCAGTGTCAACTCCGCGCACCCATTCGAGAACCCGACGCCGCTGTCCAATTTCCTGGAGCTGCTGGCGATCCTGCTGATTCCGGCCGCGCTCTGCTACACCTTCGGCAGGGCCGTGGGCGACACCCGCCAGGGCTGGGCGGTGCTGGCGGCGATGACGGTGATCTTCGTCGGTGCCACGATCGCGGTCATGAGTTTCGAGCAGCAGGGCAATCCGCTGCTCGCCGCGCTGGGCACCGATCAGACCGCGAGCGCGCTGCAATCCGGCGGCAACATGGAGGGCAAGGAGACCCGCCACGGTATCGGCGCCTCGGCGCTGTGGGCGGCCGCGACCACCTCGGCCTCGAACGGCTCGGTCAACGCCATGCACGACTCCTTCACGCCGCTGGGCGGGCTGGTGCCGATGGTGCTGATGCAGCTCGGCGAGGTGGTGTTCGGCGGCGTCGGCTCGGGTCTGTACGGAATGCTGGTGTTTGCCATGATGGCGGTGTTCATCGCCGGGCTCATGATCGGCCGCACGCCCGAATACCTCGGCAAGAAAATCGAGGCCTTCGACATGAAGATGGTGGCGATCGCCATCCTGGTGACCCCGGCGCTGGTGCTGCTGGGCACGGCGATTGCGGTGAGCGCCAGCGCCGGCACCGGGGGGGTGGCCAATCCCGGCGCGCATGGTTTCTCGGAAATCCTCTACGCCTTCTCGTCCGCGGCCAACAACAACGGCAGCGCCTTCGCGGGTCTTGGCGCCAACACGCCCTTCTACAACGGCTGGCTTGGCGTGGCCATGTGGCTGGGGCGCTTCGCGGTGATCGTGCCGGTGCTGGCGATCGCCGGCTCGCTGGCGGCCAAGAAGCGTCTGGTGCAGGGGCCGGGCACGCTGCCGACCCATGGCCTGCTGTTCGTGGGGTTGCTGGTCGGTACCGTGCTGCTGCTGGGCGCGCTGACCTACGTGCCGGCGCTGGCGCTGGGGCCGGCGATCGAGCACCTGATCCTTTGGGCTGGCAACTGA
- the kdpF gene encoding K(+)-transporting ATPase subunit F — protein sequence MSVVYLIGGALAVALLGYLVYALIRAEDF from the coding sequence ATGAGTGTGGTCTATCTGATCGGTGGCGCATTGGCGGTGGCGCTGCTCGGTTATCTCGTCTACGCCCTGATCCGGGCGGAGGATTTCTGA